Below is a window of Culturomica massiliensis DNA.
TATCGGGAATGGATTAGAAGAGATGGGTTATACAACAACAATTCCAGTTGCCTGTTTTATTATCTGTCTGATTTTTTATCGGTTCGGTCTTCTTTTGCTATATTTGTCCCGGAATTTAATCTTGATTGTATGAAACAGACATCTATTTTCCTGGTTGTATTTTTAGGATTGGTGTATTTTATGTTGGTGACGGTTTTTTGTTATCAATTGGGAAAAACCAATTCTTTCGGAGATGCTTTGGCTGGGGTGTGGAATAGTACAAAGGCTTTGTTACCTGTGATTATTATTACAGGAGTTGCTGTTTTCGGTGATTGTCGTGCTAAAAGGAAGAATATTCATTAATTGGAGGAGGCCGGAATGCATTTGTTTTATACCCCGGATATAGAAGGGGATGTTTATACGTTAAACCCGGAAGAATCGAAGCATTGTGTACGTGTGCTGCGGTTGGAGAAAGGAGATGAAGTAGCTTTGGTCGATGGCCGGGGAGGATATTATAGCGGCATTATTACTGCTGCTGCTATAAAAGGGTGTAAGATCGAAATTGTTCATAAGATTGAGGCGTATGGGAAACGTTCTTTTCGTTTGCATATAGCAATTGCCCCGACGAAAAATATCGATCGGATTGAGTGGATGCTTGAGAAATGCACGGAAATCGGAACGGAAGAGTTTACGATGCTACGGACGGCTCGTTCCGAACGTAAAGAGGTGAAGGCAGAGCGTTTGGAGAAGGTGATTGTCTCAGCCGTGAAACAATCGTTGAAAGCCTATGTGCCGGGTTTGAATCCGATGACCGATTTTAAGCATTTTATCGCTTCCTGTAAGGAGGGACAGCGCTTTATCGCTCATTGCAATGAAGGGGAGAAGAGAAGGCTGGATGAGGTATATATCCCGGGAGAAGATGCTGTTATTCTGATCGGCCCGGAAGGTGATTTTTCGGACGAAGAGGTCGGTTGGGCGGTCTCTGCGGGATTTGTTCCCATAACATTGGGAAATAGCCGTTTACGGACAGAGACTGCCGGAATTGTTGCGTGTCATAGTATCGGATTTATGAATAAGGTTTGAAAATATAGAGATTGACCGGATATATTTTAAAATTTCCGGGTCTTTGAATAAAAATAATATCATGGAACATCTTGTGAAAATAGTGTTGATTGTCGCTTTGTTTATTTTGATTCCACGCTGGATTTGGGGACAGGAAACCAAAGTAAAGATCGCTTTGTTGAAATATAAGGGAGGGGGTGACTGGTATGCCAATCCGACCGCCTTACCTAATCTGATAAAGTTCTGCAATGAGAATCTGGGTACGGATCTGGCCAAAGAACCGGCGACGGTAGAGCCCGGTAGCCGTGATATTTTCAATTATCCTTTTGTGCATATGACCGGGCATGGGAATATCGTATTTACGCCTGTGGAGGTGCAGAATATGCGGGAATACCTGTTGGCCGGAGGTTTTTTGCATGCGGATGATAATTACGGGCTCGATAAGGCTTTCCGGCGGGAAATGAAGAAAGTTTTTCCTGAAGATGATTTTATTGAATTGCCGTGGGATCATCCGATTTTCAGCCAGAAGTATAAATTTCCGGAAGGCTTGCCTAAAGTTCATGAACACGATAATAAACGTCCTCAGGCTTTCGGTATCGTAAAAGACGGAAGACTACTTGTTTTGTATACTTATGAAACGGATCTCGGAGACGGATGGGAGGATCAGGAAGTGCATAAAGATCCGGAGGACAAGCGTTTGCAGGCCTTGCAGATGGGAGCGAATATTATTTCGTATGTTTTTTTAAACCAATAGGCGTAGAACGATATTGCTAAAAAGCATCGATTTCTCTGATTTTAAACCGGTAGATACATCGAAGGGAAAATTACACACTGGGACGGACTCATTTGTGTAATTTTTGGTTTACGATTCCTCTTTTTTGCAGGGAAAGATTGGGGTATAATTTGAAATAGAGATTCTAAATTTTAGATTTTAAACTGCCTGGCAACCTGCTCCGTTATCAAATTCTTTTAATCTAAAAGCGTTAATCTAAAATCTACAATTTGAAGTCTATATTTAATTGTGTCATTTTTGCATAAATTTTGTGTTTATTATGTCAAATTGGCAGGTGTGCTG
It encodes the following:
- a CDS encoding 16S rRNA (uracil(1498)-N(3))-methyltransferase; this encodes MHLFYTPDIEGDVYTLNPEESKHCVRVLRLEKGDEVALVDGRGGYYSGIITAAAIKGCKIEIVHKIEAYGKRSFRLHIAIAPTKNIDRIEWMLEKCTEIGTEEFTMLRTARSERKEVKAERLEKVIVSAVKQSLKAYVPGLNPMTDFKHFIASCKEGQRFIAHCNEGEKRRLDEVYIPGEDAVILIGPEGDFSDEEVGWAVSAGFVPITLGNSRLRTETAGIVACHSIGFMNKV
- a CDS encoding DUF4159 domain-containing protein is translated as MEHLVKIVLIVALFILIPRWIWGQETKVKIALLKYKGGGDWYANPTALPNLIKFCNENLGTDLAKEPATVEPGSRDIFNYPFVHMTGHGNIVFTPVEVQNMREYLLAGGFLHADDNYGLDKAFRREMKKVFPEDDFIELPWDHPIFSQKYKFPEGLPKVHEHDNKRPQAFGIVKDGRLLVLYTYETDLGDGWEDQEVHKDPEDKRLQALQMGANIISYVFLNQ